One Hemitrygon akajei chromosome 11, sHemAka1.3, whole genome shotgun sequence DNA segment encodes these proteins:
- the mrps21 gene encoding small ribosomal subunit protein bS21m, with the protein MAAHARFVSRTVMVRGGDVEAAYRTLTRILTTDGVIEDARRRRYYEKPCRKRIRENYENCRRIYNVEMARKLAFLMKANRQDPWLGC; encoded by the exons ATGGCGGCTCACGCCCGGTTCGTGTCGCGGACGGTAATGGTTCGAGGCGGGGACGTGGAGGCGGCTTACCGGACACTAACCCG GATCCTGACCACAGACGGGGTCATAGAGGATGCCAGGCGAAGGCGCTACTACGAGAAGCCATGCCGGAAGCGCATCCGGGAGAATTATGAGAACTGCCGGAGGATCTACAACGTGGAGATGGCGCGGAAACTGGCCTTCCTGATGAAGGCCAATCGGCAGGACCCCTGGCTGGGCTGCTGA